One Magnetovibrio sp. PR-2 genomic region harbors:
- a CDS encoding trypsin-like peptidase domain-containing protein, protein MSEYSDWEVDEKPELPENCGIELRQYLFFVGAAALLILIGTYWVTNYYNPKVHNQTFMSSLGVGGSGQGKRTTDAVNAPSNVQQGAGNVQAQPRAGTRNFVPNQAMAQNVAHRDFASVAMQMRGSVVNISTVGDVGAAIAAKKEGQNSPSKVAFANPFSPRMSASTGSGVIVRDDGYIISNYHIIRGSNAAVVTVFTRDGTQRYKANIVKIDETMDLVLLKINTPGPLPTARLADSSTVRVADEVIAIGSPFGLDQTVSRGIVSALRKSLAIEGVTHSDLLQTDAAINQGNSGGPLIGADGMVVGINTAIYTPTGAFSGIGFAIPSNQVRKFMLDELGRPLQAPRSFNAAAQTTAQPAPVIAASSTPPGNHQNDGRAKMACTTCHQMTGGQTVAFWPVAQPNTQQPAPVIRANSKTPGNHKNDGRDKMACNSCHQIKGQPAGQAAALQFTKPTPSMVMNVATPQPGEGQGGTQGGVKAFGVPGANYMFMGAGLMPVSAALAERLNHPQDRGVFVSQVVPGSPAAQGGLQAGDIVLKVGGRRVWAPGQLGSLIKDMTAGELLRLGVKRDGSRFDIEVAVSKMPTGTMQSPVSAVTPARAVPNEFNWRGMNIESFVPVGLPGALGEPGRKGAELDGVAKGSAAEKAGLKTRDIILQVNGETVGTPAMFDKVTRKAKGQTSILVQVMRNGREFFVVLP, encoded by the coding sequence ATGAGCGAATACAGCGATTGGGAAGTCGACGAAAAGCCTGAATTACCTGAAAACTGTGGAATTGAATTGCGCCAGTACCTGTTTTTCGTTGGGGCTGCAGCACTTCTAATTCTCATCGGTACCTATTGGGTAACCAATTACTACAATCCTAAGGTTCATAATCAGACGTTTATGAGCTCCTTGGGCGTGGGTGGTAGTGGTCAGGGGAAACGCACGACAGATGCTGTCAATGCGCCTTCGAATGTCCAGCAAGGCGCTGGTAATGTTCAGGCGCAGCCGAGGGCTGGCACGCGGAATTTTGTTCCCAATCAAGCGATGGCGCAAAATGTTGCCCACCGTGATTTTGCCTCCGTTGCGATGCAGATGCGTGGCAGTGTGGTGAATATTTCAACGGTTGGGGATGTCGGCGCAGCCATTGCCGCGAAAAAAGAAGGGCAGAACAGTCCGTCCAAAGTTGCTTTTGCCAATCCCTTTTCACCGCGTATGAGCGCCAGCACGGGTTCAGGCGTCATTGTGCGCGATGACGGCTACATCATTTCCAATTATCATATTATTCGCGGGTCAAATGCAGCCGTTGTGACAGTCTTTACGCGTGATGGGACGCAGCGTTACAAGGCAAATATTGTCAAAATCGATGAAACCATGGATTTGGTGCTGTTGAAAATCAACACACCGGGGCCGCTGCCGACCGCACGGTTGGCCGACAGCTCAACAGTCCGTGTTGCGGATGAAGTCATCGCCATTGGGTCTCCGTTTGGTTTGGATCAAACCGTTAGTCGGGGGATTGTGTCTGCGTTGCGTAAGTCTTTGGCGATTGAAGGCGTCACCCATTCTGACTTGCTTCAGACGGATGCTGCCATCAACCAGGGTAATTCCGGTGGTCCGTTGATCGGTGCAGACGGTATGGTCGTGGGCATCAATACGGCGATTTATACGCCGACTGGCGCTTTTTCAGGAATTGGCTTTGCTATTCCATCCAACCAGGTTCGCAAATTCATGCTCGACGAATTGGGACGTCCGCTACAGGCGCCGCGTTCGTTCAATGCAGCAGCACAAACGACAGCTCAACCAGCCCCCGTTATTGCAGCGTCTTCTACACCGCCCGGCAATCACCAAAATGATGGCCGCGCTAAAATGGCGTGCACCACGTGTCACCAAATGACGGGTGGGCAAACCGTGGCCTTTTGGCCTGTGGCCCAGCCCAACACACAGCAGCCGGCACCGGTTATTCGGGCGAACAGCAAAACCCCGGGTAATCACAAAAATGACGGACGCGATAAGATGGCTTGTAACTCATGCCATCAAATTAAGGGCCAACCCGCTGGGCAGGCTGCGGCTTTACAATTCACCAAGCCGACGCCAAGCATGGTGATGAACGTTGCAACCCCCCAACCCGGTGAGGGGCAAGGTGGCACCCAAGGTGGTGTTAAGGCCTTTGGTGTTCCAGGTGCAAACTACATGTTCATGGGTGCTGGCCTGATGCCAGTGAGTGCGGCTTTAGCAGAACGATTGAACCATCCTCAAGACCGCGGTGTGTTTGTCAGCCAGGTGGTGCCGGGTTCCCCGGCGGCGCAAGGTGGCTTGCAAGCGGGCGATATCGTTTTGAAAGTTGGTGGCCGGCGCGTTTGGGCTCCGGGGCAGCTTGGGTCTTTGATCAAGGACATGACCGCAGGTGAATTGCTGCGTCTTGGCGTAAAACGCGATGGCAGCCGTTTTGATATCGAAGTCGCCGTCAGCAAAATGCCAACTGGCACAATGCAAAGCCCTGTTTCTGCCGTCACGCCTGCACGTGCGGTTCCCAATGAGTTCAATTGGCGCGGCATGAACATTGAAAGCTTCGTACCCGTTGGTTTGCCCGGTGCTTTGGGTGAGCCTGGACGCAAAGGGGCCGAGCTGGACGGCGTGGCAAAAGGCTCAGCCGCAGAAAAAGCAGGTCTGAAAACGCGTGACATCATCTTGCAGGTCAATGGTGAAACGGTTGGTACGCCAGCTATGTTTGACAAGGTGACGCGCAAAGCCAAGGGTCAAACGTCTATTTTGGTTCAGGTCATGCGTAATGGTCGTGAATTCTTCGTTGTGTTGCCTTAG